The sequence below is a genomic window from Acetobacter vaccinii.
TGAGTTAACGTCAATCGCGACCAGAGCTTCGGTCTGGTTGATGACCAGATACCCACCAGAGCGCAACTGCACCGTTGGGGAGAACATGGCGTCCAGATGCCCTTCCACGCGGTAGTGCGTGAACAGCGGCTGGTTGTCTTTCTGCCACAGGCGCACCTTTTCGGCGTGCTGGGGCATGAGCATACGCATGAAGTCCCGAGCGGCTTTCCAGCCACTTTCACCGTCAACGACAATTTCGCTGACTTCGCGGGTGTACACATCGCGGATGGCACGCTTGACCAGGCTAGCTTCTTCATAAATGAGGGCAGGAGCGATGGAGTTGAGCGTATGGTCGCGGATGTCGTCCCACAGATGGAGCAGATATTCGCAATCGCGCGTGATTTCTGGCCCCGGCCGCTGTGCGCCCGCTGTGCGGACAATCATGGCCATGCCGCGCGGCAGGTTGAGGCTGGAGACAATGTCGCGCAGGCGGCGACGGTCGGGAACGGAGGTAATCTTGCGTGATACCCCGCCACCCCGCAGGGCGTTGGGCATAAGCACGCAGTAACGCCCCGCCAGCGAGATATAGGTGGTCAGCGCAGCGCCTTTGTTGCCGCGTTCTTCCTTGACTACCTGCACCAGCAGCACCTGACGGCGGCGGATGACTTCCTGAATCCGGTAGTTACGCAGGAAACGGGCAATGCGCTTCTGGATCAGCGCTTCTTCACCCGTATCGGTCTCACCGCCAACATAATCGGGCGTTGCCTGTGCGGCTGCGGCGTCACCATCCTGTTCCGGAGCACTGGCATCGGGCTGTGCGTCATCGTCAGACGGGGCTGCTGCTGCAGTGTCTTCGCTGCGGTCGTCGTCTTCCTCGTCAGAGGAGCCGTCGATCAGGGCTTCCTCTTCCGCCTGAAGGGCCAGTAGCTTCTCACGGTCGGCAACCGGGATCTGGTAGTAGTCGGGGTGAATTTCGCTGAAAGCAAGGAACCCGTGCCGGTTGCCGCCATATTCAACAAAAGCAGCCTGAAGGCTCGGTTCGACCCGGATGACGCGGGCGAGATAGATGTTCCCTTTCAGCTGCTTTTTGGCAGCCGACTCAACATCGTAATCTTCAAGTCTGTTTCCATCCATCACGACCACGCGCGTTTCTTCCGCGTGTGTCGCGTCGATAAGCATCCGCTTTGACATAAAAAGAAAAACTCCGGTACGCCGGTGGCCAGCCTGCGCGGTGCGGCTGCCGGGGCGGCAGGGCACGGAGCAGGGGCGCTTCCGGCGGCGATAAAGAGGCATACATCGGGACAGGCAGGACGCATGGCCCGCCATACGCCACAGGCTTCACAACGACGCCGCTACGGTGGCCTGTGGCCTGCGGTCTGTCCGTCATGTTCTGGGCGGTCGGGCGGGTAATGGTTGCTGTCCTCTGTCTTGGGGTTTTCCTTTCCGCCATCGTGCCTGAAAGGGCGTAGTCTGGGCGACTTTCAGGTCCTGGTGGGCGGGACAAGGAAAACGTGGAATGCATGGCAGGCATTTGCGCCCACATGGCATGCCTTCCGAGCATGGCGCAAATGACGGCAGTCTGCAAGTCATTCATGTTACACGGGCGGCATGCTGGGCAGTTTTTTATGCTGTGGCGTCGGGCTTTCATGGTAAGATGATATGTCTTCGCAATACAGTAAGGGTACAGGCATGGCATGGCGCGCTGAGGGTGGCATATGGCTGCGCGACGGGGTTGTGCTGCGGCGCAGGCAGCTTGTGGCAGGTTTGGTGGCCAGTCAGTGTGTGGCAACGCCTTTGCTGGCGGCTGGTCGGGTAGCCCATAAAACCTTGCATGCCCCTGCTGTGATTGGTCAGGCCAGGCCGGAACTGCCGTTGGTCATGCTTGACCCCGGTCATGGTGGCAAAGACCCTGGGGCCATTGGCTTTTCCGGTACATATGAGAAGCATGTGGCCGAGGCCGCAGCCATGGAGCTGCGCAGGCAGTTGCTGGCAACGGGCCGTTACCGTGTGGGTATGACTCGCACGGCGGACCGTTTTGTACCGCTGGATGGTCGGGTGGAGCTTGCCCAGCAGCATCAGGCATCTTTATTTATTTCCATGCATGCGGATGCGCTCCAGAATGCCACCGTGCGCGGGGCGAGCGTGTACACGCATTCCCACGGGGCGTCGGATAGTCAGACGGCTGATCTGGCGCGGATTGAAAACAGTGCCGACCGTTTTGGTGGCCCCATGGTGCATGGTGCATCGCCCGAGGTGCAGCGGATTCTGGAAAGTCTGGTGACGGAGGAAAGCCGCAAGGGTTCGGCCCATATGGCGCGGGCGGTTGTGTCGGCTTTTCAGTCGCGGATGATCCTGCTGCCGCATCCGCACAGGCATGCGGCATTTGCAGTCCTCAAGTCAGCTCGCATCCCATCCGTGCTGGTGGAAATGGGTTTTATGTCCAACAGGCTGGATGAGGCCGCGTTGCGGCAGACCGGGCACCGCGCAATGGTCGCGGGGGCAATGTGCACAGCAGTGCAGCGTTATTTTGCATCAGCAGGGGTGGGGTTGGCAGGCTAAGGCAGAAGCCTAGCAAAGGGGTTATGCGGCAATGCCGCTAACGCCTGAACCAAACAAACATCTTGTAAGAAAAGCTGGTGCCCAGAAGAAGACTCGAACTTCCACGACCTTGCGGCCACAGGTACCTGAAACCTGCGCGTCTACCAATTCCGCCATCTGGGCACAGAGGCAACCCGGTTGTAGCCGGGGTGGTGGGTAGTCTGGAGCTTAAACAGAACACATTGCTGTGGTTGTGTAAGCTCAAAAAATTGGTGCCCAGAAGAAGACTCGAACTTCCACGACCTTGCGGCCACAGGTACCTGAAACCTGCGCGTCTACCAATTCCGCCATCTGGGCACAGAGGCAACCTGAACGTATCCAGGCTGGTGTGGGGGATTTACAGTGTGGGCAGGGTGGCGTCAACTGGCCGGACAACTTTTTTTGCAATTTTGTGTTCGGGTGTTCTCTGGCCTGCCGGGCGGGAATGAACCACAATGCTTTCAATCATATAGCCGCGCTATGGGAAGAGGGACGCTAGAGGATGGGTGACAGCAAGGTAGCCGCCGTTTTTGGCGGGAACGGGTTTATTGGTCAGTATGTGGTGCAGCAGTTGGCACTGGCGGGCTATACCGTGCGTGTGGCCAGTCGCAGGCCAGATCAAGGTGCCTTGCTGCGGCCGCTGGGGCGTTTGGGGCAGGTAGCCCCGTTCTATGCCTCGGTGCTGGATGATGCTTCGGTCGCCTGCGTGGTGCGTGGTGCGGATGTGGTGGTCAACCTTGTTGCCGTGCTGTCGCCCTCTGGTCGGCAGACCCTCAAGGCGGTGAATGTTGAGGGGGCAGGGCGTGTCGCCCGTCTGGCCGCGCAGGCCGGTGTGGGGCGCTTTATCCATATGTCGGCATTGGGGGCGTCCACCACGGCGTCCTCGGCCTATGCCCGGAGCCGTGCCGAGGGTGAGGCTCAGGTGCAGCAGTATCGGCCAGATGCCGCAATCATCCGCCCCTCGGTGGTATTCGGGCCGGAGGATAACTTCTTCAACCTTTTCGCAATGCTTGCCCGCTACCTGCCTGCGCTACCTGTCTATGGTGCGCGTACCCGGGTGCAGCCTGTTTATGCCGGGGATGTTGCGCGTGTGGTCGCGGCTCTGGCCCAGCAGGATGGCAGTGTGGCGCGTGTCTGGTCGCTCGGTGGGCCGTCGGTCATGACCATGGCGGATATTGCTACTCTTGTTTTGGAGGAAACCCGCAAGGACAAGTCGCTCTTCCACGTTCCGGGTTGGCTGGCGCGGCTTCAGGCTACGGTGCTGGAGCGTCTGCCTGGTGCCCTGCTGACGCATGACGCCCTGCGCCTGTTGGCCACGGACAATGTGTTGCCGGGTGGTGAAACCGGATTCGAATCCTTTGGCCTGACCCCGCGGACAGTCCAGTCCTGTGTGCCGTTTTATCTGGAGCGGTATAGGGCTGGGGGTGGGCGCTCCGGGATTGTTGTTGGAGAACTGTAAGTTACCGACATAAAGGTCCGAAATAGACCCTTTTTTGTGGGGGATATTATATTTTCGAGTAACGGAGCGATTAAAAAATCCAGAAAGGACAGCAATGCTGTCTTTTTATCTGGAGCAAGAAAAGGCACTTTGCCCTTCGCTAGAGTTTGAAGGGCGAGGTCTGTCTGGCGCGCCCTCTTCCGGGGATTGCGCATGACAAGCAAGATGCTGAAATTTGTCTCCGTTTCGCAGAGGCAGCCTGAAAAACGCACGGCAGACGACCGCCGTGTTGATTTTGACGAAATCTATGAAGACTTTGTGCCAGAGCAGGCTACGGAGCAGGCCAGCCGCTGCTCGCAGTGCGGTGTGCCGTTCTGCTCAGTCCATTGCCCGTTGGGAAACAACATTCCCGACTGGCTGATGCTGACCGCACAGGGCCGCCTTGAGGAAGCGTATGATATTTCCTCGGCGACCAACACCTTCCCCGAAATTTGTGGCCGTATCTGCCCGCAGGACCGCCTGTGCGAAGGCAACTGCGTGATCGAGCCGGGCTTTGAGAGCGTGACCATCGGCGCGGTTGAGCGGTACATTACCGACACGGCGTTTGAAAATGGCTGGGTCAAGCCGACCCTGCCCGTGCAGGAACGCACCCAGTCGGTCGGGATTGTGGGGGCTGGTCCTGCCGGTCTGGCTGCGGCTGAGCGGCTGCGCGCGCAGGGCTTTCAGGTCCATGTGTACGACCGTTATGACCGTGTGGGTGGGCTGCTGGTGTATGGCATCCCCGGCTTCAAGCTGGAAAAGCATATCGTGGCCCGCCGTCATGCCCTGCTGGAAGAAAGCGGGGTGGTGTTCCACCTTGGTCAGGGCATTGGCGCTGGTGCGGGCGAACTGGCGTTTGAAGACCTGCGCGCCAAGCATGATGCCGTGCTGATTGCCACAGGTGTCTATAAATCGCGCGAACTGGGTGGACCGGGCTCCGGTCTGGCCGGGATCGAGCGCGCACTGGATTACCTGACCGCGTCCAACCGTCGCTCGTTGGGTGATGAACTGCCGCCCGAGGCCAGCGCGCTGGATGCACAGGGCAAAGCCGTCGTGGTGCTGGGCGGTGGTGATACCGCCATGGACTGCGTACGCACGGCCATCCGTCAGGGTGCGGAGTCTGTCCGCTGCCTGTACCGTCGTGACAAGGCCAACATGCCCGGCTCCACGCGTGAAGTGAAAAACGCTGAAGAAGAAGGCGTGATGTTCGAGTGGCTGGCCGCGCCCGAGGCCTTCCTGGGGGACAGCCATGTGACCGGCGTGCGCGCCACGCGCATGGCTCTGGGCCTGCCCGATGCCTCTGGTCGCCAGTCGGTGGAGGCGGTGGAGGGGTCTTCCTTCACGCTCAAGGCTGACCTTGTCATCAAGGCGCTGGGGTTTGACCCAGAGCCTCTGCCCCAGCTTTGGGCGCAGCCGGGGCTGGATGTGTCACGCTGGGGCACTCTCAAGGTTGGTCATGACTCGTTCATGACATCGCTGCCTGGTGTGTTTGCTGCAGGTGACATCGTGCGTGGGGCCAGCCTTGTGGTGTGGGCTATCCGCGACGGGCGTGACGCCGCAGCCAGCATCCACCAGTGGATTGAAGACAATGTGACGGCATCCGCCATGGCGGAGCAGGGATAATGGATATGGAACAGTTTCCAAACACCGGCAGCGTTGAGAGCGGCGAAGACTTCCTGAAAGCGTGGGACGCCAACGTCACGGCGCTGGAAGGGTTGTACCACCCGGAAGACGAGCGTGATTCCTGCGGTGTAGGCCTGATCGCAACCCTGGATGGCAAGCGTCGGCGCGAAGTGGTTGAGGCGGGCATTGCCGCGCTGAAGGCCATCTGGCACCGCGGCGCGGTGGATGCCGACGGCAAGACAGGCGATGGTGCGGGGATTCATGTTGAAATCCCGCAGGCATTTTTTGCCGATGCCATTACTAAGTCAGGTGACCGCCCTAGCGATGGGCCGATTGCTGTCGGGCAGGTGTTTCTGCCCAAGACCGATTTTGTGGCGCAGGAACAGTGCCGCCAGATTATCGAAACCGAGATTCTGGCTTTCGGCTACGGCATTTATGGCTGGCGGCAGGTGCCGATCGACACCTCCTGCATTGGTGAAAAAGCCAACGCGACCCGGCCGGAAATCGAGCAGATCCTGATCCGTAACCTGCCCGGCAAGGACGAGGCCACGTTTGAGCGTGACCTGTATGTGATCCGTCGGCGGATTGAAAAGGCGGCCATTGCTGCCCAGGTGGACCTGTATATCTGCTCGCTGTCATGCCGCTCGCTGATCTACAAGGGCATGTTCCTGGCCGAACATCTGACCGTGTTTTATCCAGACCTGCTGGATGAACGCTTTGTCAGCCGCTTTGCCATTTACCATCAGCGTTATTCCACCAACACCTTCCCGACCTGGAAGCTGGCACAGCCGTTCCGCCGTCTGGCCCATAATGGTGAAATCAACACCATTTCGGGCAACATCAACTGGATGAAAAGCCACGAAACGCGGCTGTCTCACCCAGAGCTGGACCCGTGGATGGGTGACATCAAGCCGCTGGTGCAGGCTGGTGGCTCTGATACCGCAACGCTGGACAACGTGTTTGAACTGCTGACCTTCGGCGGGCGTGATGCTCCTGCCGTCAAGGCCCTGATGATTCCGGCCAGCGTGGGGGGTAATTCCTCCATGAAGCCAGAACACAAGGACATGTTCATTTACTGCAACGCTGTTATGGAACCGTGGGACGGCCCCGCAGCTCTGTGCGCCACCGATGGTCGCTGGGTTGTGGCTGGGTTGGACCGTTCCGGCCTGCGGCCGCTGCGCTACACCATCACGACCGATAATCTGCTGATCGTGGGCTCCGAAACCGGCATGGTCCGGGTGCCTGAAAGTGCCGTTCTCAGCCGTGGGCGCCTTGGCCCGGGCGAAATGCTGGGCGTGGATCTGGATGATGCCAAGCTGTACGGCAACACGGAACTGCTGGACATTCTGTCTGCCCGGCAGGATTTTTCCGACTGGATCAAGCGCACCCACAAGATCGGACAGCTTGTCCGTTCCGATGTGACAGAACCTGTCCTGTATACGGGTGAGGAACTGCGCCGCCGCCAGCTCACGGTTGGCACCACGCTGGAAGAACTGGAAGCGATCCTTCACCCGATGGTGGAACACGCCAGCGAAGCCGTGGGGTCGATGGGGGATGATACACCGCTGGCGGTGCTGTCGTCGCGCTATCGTGGGCTGTCGCATTACTTCCGCCAGATGTTCAGCCAGGTGACCAACCCGCCCATCGACTCCTTGCGTGAATCGCGGGTGATGAGCCTGGCCACCCGTCTTGGCAACCTTGGCAACATTCTCGACCAGTCGGCCGACCAGTGCGACATGCTGCAACTGCCCAGCCCGGTGCTGACATCGGGTGAGTATGAGGCCCTGCGGGGTTTCTGCGGGGCATCGGGCTGCGTGATCGACTGCACCTTCCCCGCGCGGGAAGGGGAGGCCGGGCTGCGTGAAGCCATTGCCCGCATCCGGCGTGAAGCCGAAGACGGCGTGCGGGGTGGCTGCACCCATGTGTTCCTGACGGACGAGGGACAGTCCGCCGACCGGGCCGCCATTCCGATGATCCTGGCCACCGGCGCGGTCCATACGCATCTGGTGCGGACATCGCTGCGTACGTT
It includes:
- a CDS encoding N-acetylmuramoyl-L-alanine amidase family protein; the protein is MAWRAEGGIWLRDGVVLRRRQLVAGLVASQCVATPLLAAGRVAHKTLHAPAVIGQARPELPLVMLDPGHGGKDPGAIGFSGTYEKHVAEAAAMELRRQLLATGRYRVGMTRTADRFVPLDGRVELAQQHQASLFISMHADALQNATVRGASVYTHSHGASDSQTADLARIENSADRFGGPMVHGASPEVQRILESLVTEESRKGSAHMARAVVSAFQSRMILLPHPHRHAAFAVLKSARIPSVLVEMGFMSNRLDEAALRQTGHRAMVAGAMCTAVQRYFASAGVGLAG
- a CDS encoding NAD(P)-dependent oxidoreductase, which gives rise to MTSKMLKFVSVSQRQPEKRTADDRRVDFDEIYEDFVPEQATEQASRCSQCGVPFCSVHCPLGNNIPDWLMLTAQGRLEEAYDISSATNTFPEICGRICPQDRLCEGNCVIEPGFESVTIGAVERYITDTAFENGWVKPTLPVQERTQSVGIVGAGPAGLAAAERLRAQGFQVHVYDRYDRVGGLLVYGIPGFKLEKHIVARRHALLEESGVVFHLGQGIGAGAGELAFEDLRAKHDAVLIATGVYKSRELGGPGSGLAGIERALDYLTASNRRSLGDELPPEASALDAQGKAVVVLGGGDTAMDCVRTAIRQGAESVRCLYRRDKANMPGSTREVKNAEEEGVMFEWLAAPEAFLGDSHVTGVRATRMALGLPDASGRQSVEAVEGSSFTLKADLVIKALGFDPEPLPQLWAQPGLDVSRWGTLKVGHDSFMTSLPGVFAAGDIVRGASLVVWAIRDGRDAAASIHQWIEDNVTASAMAEQG
- a CDS encoding complex I NDUFA9 subunit family protein gives rise to the protein MGDSKVAAVFGGNGFIGQYVVQQLALAGYTVRVASRRPDQGALLRPLGRLGQVAPFYASVLDDASVACVVRGADVVVNLVAVLSPSGRQTLKAVNVEGAGRVARLAAQAGVGRFIHMSALGASTTASSAYARSRAEGEAQVQQYRPDAAIIRPSVVFGPEDNFFNLFAMLARYLPALPVYGARTRVQPVYAGDVARVVAALAQQDGSVARVWSLGGPSVMTMADIATLVLEETRKDKSLFHVPGWLARLQATVLERLPGALLTHDALRLLATDNVLPGGETGFESFGLTPRTVQSCVPFYLERYRAGGGRSGIVVGEL